A single Mesomycoplasma ovipneumoniae DNA region contains:
- the rplA gene encoding 50S ribosomal protein L1 translates to MKKISRKLAQSRELVDKNHYYSLEEAMELVKKTSYTKFSGSVDLAIRLNLDTRKADQQLRGSVVLPYGTGKSVRVLVATDSSEVATKAKEAGADLIYSTAELEQNLKIDNFDFDVIVVEPKLMPVLGRYGKKLGPKGLMPNPKTGTVTPTPEKAVAEIKKGKANYRADKYGIIHSLIGKTNMEADHLVQNAKTLLQLIRKLKPNSVKGNYFKNLTVSASMGPSIKIRFDNL, encoded by the coding sequence ATGAAAAAAATTTCACGTAAATTAGCTCAGTCTCGTGAATTAGTTGATAAAAATCATTATTATTCACTTGAAGAGGCAATGGAATTGGTTAAAAAAACATCATATACTAAATTTTCTGGCTCTGTTGATTTAGCTATTCGACTTAATTTAGATACTCGAAAAGCTGACCAACAATTAAGAGGTTCTGTTGTTTTACCTTATGGAACCGGGAAATCTGTACGTGTGCTTGTTGCAACTGATTCATCAGAGGTAGCAACTAAAGCTAAAGAAGCAGGTGCTGATTTAATTTATTCAACAGCTGAACTAGAACAAAATTTAAAAATTGATAATTTTGACTTTGATGTTATTGTTGTTGAGCCTAAATTAATGCCAGTTTTAGGAAGATACGGGAAGAAATTAGGACCAAAAGGACTTATGCCTAACCCAAAAACAGGTACAGTTACCCCAACACCAGAAAAAGCTGTAGCTGAAATTAAAAAAGGTAAAGCAAATTATCGTGCTGACAAATACGGAATTATTCACTCATTAATTGGAAAAACCAACATGGAAGCCGATCATTTAGTCCAAAATGCTAAAACCCTTTTACAATTAATCCGTAAATTGAAACCAAATTCAGTTAAAGGAAATTATTTTAAAAACTTAACTGTTTCAGCTTCAATGGGCCCTTCTATTAAAATTCGCTTCGACAATTTGTAA